gaaataactGAGGCtcaatattttacagtttaaccaaaacacaaatacaaccaaatatatagaatttatattataaaaataaacatattttttaatgttcattACATAAATGCACGTCTTTACTGGATtctttattctgtaaaataaactggTCTGGCTCCAATTGGTACAGCCAGCAACCCCAGCAAAATGACTATTTTAAGCCATTTCATTactgtacatttatatttgaatattttggacgaaatacatTTTGGGTGATGACtgtacaacaaacaaaaaatcaaaATATACAGCATATTTTTCTAACTTCAGGTTTTCCAATCCAAAGTCTGACCAGACCAAACTAcatgtttgataaagtgggTTGGTTAATCTATAATCAGCTTTAGACTTTGCTCAATTCAACACCTTAAACTTCCTGTGCTGTGTTAAATCTGCTCTATAGGCCGATGTATACCAGCATCATCATTACCATTACAGCCAAACAGCTATGATCATGTCcataatatgtatatttttaagaCTTTACCTCAACATAGGTACATGCGATGAGTATTGCATCTAATGTTGACCCCTGTGTTACAAATACCTGTACTACAGTGTACATGTCCAGTGTATATTAACCAGTCACAGCCGATTTGAATCATTTCTATACGAAACAATGTATCTCACATGATTTCACAACATAGTAAACGAGTCACTGGACACGTATGCGGCATTTGCGTACGTTATCTGGCGAACAAATGTGTAGTGGATACGATATTAGGTTAGATGCGCAAACATAAATTTCTCACGCACGAGCCTCTCACCGTGGTCCTTGTACGTGTTTTCACTTCACGCGCTCCTAACTcgggtgtttttgttttgctgtaacTCAGAGGAGAAGTACGGAAAGCCTGAAGTGCCTAAAAGCCTCAAAGACGATTTCTCTCCTATCAGCGCGCACGCTTCTTAACACTTCAGTAAAGTTCCCTCCCTGTAAATTCCAACCACTCACTTTCCTGCAGTTTTTTTCACGTTTCCCATTATTTAAATcttgtttatatctttttatttatttatttattgtacatCACCGGGGCTTGGCCTGGTTGTTTATATACAAAATGAACTTCACTTTCCCACCATAATAAACGTCTGTTTGGAGATGATCGGTCCTTTCTCGCTTCCTCCAATCCGCCTGTGTGGCGCACGCCCATCTGCAGGGATCTGGTTCTCTTTCGTTTTCATTTCCCGGAAGGGTCGAATGTGAAAATAGGAGTTTTATTTCTTCGAGAGTTATATTCATTCTTTGTCTGTAATGGAGTTCTGAGAGGACTAACCAGGAGTTTTAGTTCGTGTTTGGAAGAGTTTTATGTCTGATTACAAGGAAATAATCCTACTTCttttaaggttttttttcaaatggagAACGTTTCCCTGTCACCTTTGGACAAGGTAAGTGAAGGTCTCAAGAACAAGctatttgtgaatgtgttatttttcaatttaaaatattgacaacaacaacaacaacaacaacagtaacaataattataataatagtagtagtaatagtagtattattattgttgtcattTTTGGTTGTTTATAATATTGTTTGAAACGTTTTAGaatcctgctgctctgcttttcTACTGCTCCTGTTAAGTGAATGTATGTGTACTGAAGActgaatgtatgtgtgttcatgttttgcAGCAAGAAAACAAAGCGAACACTCTGTCACCCACAATGCATGGAGAGCAAGCCAACAAATCTCCCAGTGTGCTTCACTCCCCCGCTCACCATCCTCAGGGGGACCTGTGGCATCTACCTGGACGTCTACGTGAGTCaaactctcctctctgtgtttgactTCTGCTCCTGGAGGAGACAGCTCTGAAAAAACGACTGCAGCAGCATCAACCAGCACAATCTCAACCAGACACAGTGtggtttgtttgaatttattgCATTTATTCTGCAGGAATAAACCCGTCTCTGTGGGATAAAGAGGACGTCGCCCACTGGCTCCACTGGGCTCAGAGGGAGTACTCACTGCGACGGTCAGAGAAGGGACGATTCGAGATGAACGGTCGAGCCCTGTGCCTGCTCACCAAGGAGGACTTCAGACGCCGCTGCCCCAGCTCAGGTATGAGTGTGCAAAAACAAGATCATGCTGACTCCCCTCTGATTTTATTCCTGTGTTTTCACGTGCACTTGTGTGGTTCTCTCCAGGTGATGTTCTGTATGAGATCCTACAGTGTGTGAAACAACAGAGGAGGGGTGCTGTCTGCGATCCGCAAAATACGCCTCCCTCCTTGACCCCGGAAAACGTACACAGCCAGGGCCAAGTCAGCTGCCAGGTCCCCGCACTCAGCGTCCAAGAGCCTCAGCCTCCAAGAGTCAATGACACCAAAGGTCAGAAGGTCAAGGAGTATATTACTGAACATACTCTAAATCAATGAGAATCTGAATCTGCCATgtatattgacacatagagTGAATatgtcaactttatttgtaccgCAGCTTTCAAACACATGGCtacttcagtgaaaatgtaaaaaaatgcagtatctcgcaatgttaaagaaagtgaaaacaaaatcctggatctgccccctggtTCCTGTGAAAACTCATAATAATCCACTCTGCTGGCGATGAAGGCATGAATGTGTACCTCTCAGCTtatgacacacagacaaacacatatacacagataTCCATCTGAACATCTGTAGCATAATCGAATGTAATCAAATACAACAAACTATGAACTGTAAATGTCAGATTGTTTTGTACTGCGTGTACAGACTGTGCAGAGTGTGAGGCAGtgatctgcacacactcataaatacacATCCAAATTTGTGGCTTGTCAaatcaaacttgtttttcttggTTAGGTTGTTGTTAATACTTCCTGATTAACCAGACGAAAAACATCAGGCTGCTCTTTCCTGCTTTGGTTTTACTCTGGACATGTAACTGGTCCCTCTTTGTTAATTGTGACCCCTTTATGACCCCTTATTTAGAAAGATCCTAGATCCTCCACTGGACCAGTGCCTTGCTGGGCAGTTTACAGGATCGCAGTGCATCATAGTTTTAATGTTATGTCTTGTATGTGAAAAGTAGAGGAACAAAAACTGGGGCATTTTCCCTATAAAGTTGCAATAAATGGAAAGTACTGGTAACTCAAATCTGTGCGTAATGTGTACTGGAGTAAAATATCTTACTCTTtaatagagaaaaacaaacacacactttccttgtttgtccctcaaacacacacattccctaCCATCGCAAGGTACTTTCCAAAGAGGAAGtacagtgtgtgggtgtgtcgcGTTTACCTGTAAAACCAATGATTATTAACTCCACAGTTCAGAACAATCACTTCATTCTCTGCACTTTATCTTAGTAATAAAATGGCCTCTTCATGTCAAACATTCACTCACCTTCACCACACACATTGATGTGAAAAGTCCAAGTAGCTGTAAAAAATCACTTTTGCTTTCAGTTtagctcttttttttcacagttcctcatgtttctctctcacacagctTCCCTCGCTTTCACCAGCGCAGCGTCGACAGCTGTGGTGACCGctgtgagccaatcagagcccgCGTCACCTCTCAGAGATCGTCAGTCGATCTTTCACAATCACCCTGCTCCACTCACACATACTAGTGGGTATATCAAACTGTTATAGCACAGTTGAAATGATTTACTGTAATGTCTgatctgctgtctctctctttttgttttcctatgaatccccccctccccctctctcttacATGGATCAACAGCTGTCCCCACATCTCCCCACAGCAAAGCTCAGTGTCCTCCTCCAACAAAGAGCATCAGCCAGGAGCCTCTCAACCTGTCCAGTCGAGAGAGGAGCCCAGTGCACAAAGTCAACGGCCGCATCCCAGGTACTGCTACGTTCATTTATTAATAGTTCTACTACAGTGTTCTCTTGGAAGATATACAAAACTGAAGTATTTTGTCTAGAGAGACCACTAGGGGGTAGAAAAACTCATATAAGTCTGACACAGCTTTTAGACGTGAGACATCAGTAAGCCTCAGAGCAACACGTGTGAAAACGAGGCTCTTTCTTGGCAATTCAAGACGAGGTCTCATATTTACTCTTTTGTCACCttgttcatctgttttcattttgtttgtgagGCAGAGCTAGAGctgggtaataaaacaatatcaatgatTTCTGCTATATAGTTTTTATCacgtgaaatgtaaaaaaaagttcaatatatatatatcgatatataaTGTTTATGCAATGtacaagcacagtgaggaggtttcACACATAATTGAGCTTCTTCCGATTTTTCATTATCTGCTCATGAAGAAGAGGTTGAAACCACAACCTCaatcaggagcaaaaatctgaaaaatataattgaaataATAGCATGACATTCATCGTGAATATTTCGATCTTGATATGATTTTATTGGCCATTTCGCAGCCTTTGGCAGAGCAAACAGCACAAACTACAAAACTTCAAACAATGAATTAAATTGGCTTTAAGAACAAATACACAAGACTGGGTGTTTAGTTGAAATAAGTAAATTTATACActagtttttaaatgatctttgtAAGATTGACATAATTAGAGCATGCATGCTTGGGTATGACCAAGTCTTTGATTTTGggttgtatttaaaaaaatgtatccccTGTGGGGTAAGACGATATGaccaaaaatgatatcaagataaaaaaaattcatatcAGTAGATATTGATAATTGTCAGGATAAAAGTTTAAGCTTAAAGACTGacttttgctcctgagtgaaggttttaaactcttctttatggcCACATAATGATGAAGACTTGAGCAtcttacaaatctgaggtagattaattatatgttatatatctcctcactgtgcttgtaCAATGCAAaagcattatatcaatatatactGACCCTTTGTTGTATTACCATTGATCAAAagtatattgcaataattattgaaatccttttattgcccagccctaatcCACTGCATATAAGATACCTAATAGAGATTTAAATGTCAATAATTGCTCATAgtcttgcttttgttttcattatttattcactgtCAGAGTGCAGACTGCTATGGGACTATGTGTATCAGCTACTGTGTGACGACCGTTACCAACAATACATTCGATGGGAAGACAGGGACAGCCTGGTGTTCAGGGTGGTCGACCCAAACGGACTGGCGTGTCTCTGGGGAAACCACAAGGTGAGCACTTCGGTCTGTGTGGTTCATCTGACAGGGGACATCGTTGTAAGAGGCGTTACGCAGCCCGTTTTATGACGTGCGATCTGTATTTTACAGAACCGAGACAACATGACCTACGAGAAAATGTCCCGAGCTTTGCGGCACTACTACAAGCTGAACATCATCAAAAAGGAGCGAGGTCAAAAACTCCTCTTCAGGTCtctgtccttttctctttctcattcaCTGTCGATATTTCCCCCAATGAAAGCTTTGACAATTAGTAGTTATTGCTTCCTGTCTGGCTCCCCTCAGGTTTCTGAAACTCCCACACGACATCAGGAAAAAGCAGGCCGACCCCGCAGAGTCCCCGGAACCCAGTTCACCTCTGTACGGGAACCTTCCATACAGCA
The sequence above is drawn from the Hippoglossus hippoglossus isolate fHipHip1 chromosome 7, fHipHip1.pri, whole genome shotgun sequence genome and encodes:
- the etv7 gene encoding transcription factor ETV7 isoform X3, yielding MENVSLSPLDKQENKANTLSPTMHGEQANKSPSVLHSPAHHPQGDLWHLPGRLRINPSLWDKEDVAHWLHWAQREYSLRRSEKGRFEMNGRALCLLTKEDFRRRCPSSGDVLYEILQCVKQQRRGAVCDPQNTPPSLTPENVHSQGQVSCQVPALSVQEPQPPRVNDTKAVPTSPHSKAQCPPPTKSISQEPLNLSSRERSPVHKVNGRIPECRLLWDYVYQLLCDDRYQQYIRWEDRDSLVFRVVDPNGLACLWGNHKNRDNMTYEKMSRALRHYYKLNIIKKERGQKLLFRFLKLPHDIRKKQADPAESPEPSSPLYGNLPYSSPTHETREDHFEISPDRMSPQPPLTDAPVR
- the etv7 gene encoding transcription factor ETV7 isoform X1, yielding MENVSLSPLDKQENKANTLSPTMHGEQANKSPSVLHSPAHHPQGDLWHLPGRLRINPSLWDKEDVAHWLHWAQREYSLRRSEKGRFEMNGRALCLLTKEDFRRRCPSSGDVLYEILQCVKQQRRGAVCDPQNTPPSLTPENVHSQGQVSCQVPALSVQEPQPPRVNDTKASLAFTSAASTAVVTAVSQSEPASPLRDRQSIFHNHPAPLTHTTVPTSPHSKAQCPPPTKSISQEPLNLSSRERSPVHKVNGRIPECRLLWDYVYQLLCDDRYQQYIRWEDRDSLVFRVVDPNGLACLWGNHKNRDNMTYEKMSRALRHYYKLNIIKKERGQKLLFRFLKLPHDIRKKQADPAESPEPSSPLYGNLPYSSPTHETREDHFEISPDRMSPQPPLTDAPVR
- the etv7 gene encoding transcription factor ETV7 isoform X2, yielding MENVSLSPLDKQENKANTLSPTMHGEQANKSPSVLHSPAHHPQGDLWHLPGRLRINPSLWDKEDVAHWLHWAQREYSLRRSEKGRFEMNGRALCLLTKEDFRRRCPSSGDVLYEILQCVKQQRRGAVCDPQNTPPSLTPENVHSQGQVSCQVPALSVQEPQPPRVNDTKASTAVVTAVSQSEPASPLRDRQSIFHNHPAPLTHTTVPTSPHSKAQCPPPTKSISQEPLNLSSRERSPVHKVNGRIPECRLLWDYVYQLLCDDRYQQYIRWEDRDSLVFRVVDPNGLACLWGNHKNRDNMTYEKMSRALRHYYKLNIIKKERGQKLLFRFLKLPHDIRKKQADPAESPEPSSPLYGNLPYSSPTHETREDHFEISPDRMSPQPPLTDAPVR